A window from Candidatus Omnitrophota bacterium encodes these proteins:
- the metG gene encoding methionine--tRNA ligase subunit beta, translated as MATIDDFRKLELRIAEIKEVNDHPNADKLLILTVDLGDRQKQVVAGIKAYYSKEELIGKQVVLVDNLDPVVLRGVESQGMILAGSDENTLAVVNPDKKLKLGSIVK; from the coding sequence ATGGCGACAATCGATGATTTTAGAAAGTTAGAATTAAGGATAGCGGAAATAAAAGAGGTTAATGACCATCCGAACGCGGACAAATTATTGATTTTAACCGTGGATTTAGGTGACAGGCAAAAGCAGGTGGTTGCCGGGATCAAGGCTTACTATTCAAAAGAAGAGTTAATCGGTAAGCAGGTAGTCTTAGTTGATAATTTGGATCCGGTAGTTTTACGCGGAGTAGAAAGCCAGGGGATGATTTTGGCCGGTTCAGATGAAAACACGCTGGCAGTAGTTAACCCGGATAAAAAATTGAAGCTGGGAAGTATTGTAAAATGA
- a CDS encoding V-type ATP synthase subunit A, which produces MEKKRTGSVVKVNANMVTAQVDGNIIQNEVAYIIHGQERLKAEVIRVRANQAEMQVYESTQGLKVGDLVEFSNELLSVELGPGLLGQIFDGLQNPLPALAQKCGFFLKRGVYLEALSDQAQWDFTPLVKPKDKVLAGSWLGFVPEKFFKHYIMAPFMLTGSLEVVSIAPAGKYNLKQPIAQLRDSTGHIHDVFLQQSWPVKIPIRAYAEKIRPHEPLVTKMRLIDSLFPVSRGGTYCIPGPFGAGKTVLQQLTSRHAEVDIVIIAACGERAGEVVETLKTFPELIDPRTDKPLIDRTVIICNTSSMPVAARESSVYTAVTIAEYYRQMGLNVLLLADSTSRWAQAMREMSGRLEEIPGEEAFPAYLESRIASFYERAGVVRLYGGATGSVTIGGTVSPAGGNFEEPVTQATLKVVGAFHGLSRERSDARKYPAIDPLISWSKYKSIVDPRHQEKGRSILQRSHEIAQMMKVIGEEGTSLNDYIEYLKGEFFDFIYLQQNAFDPVDEATSQERQIYLFAFICDILDSEYKLENKESALHFFQALRQLFRGWNSTEYNSKEFEEIEEKIAIFLEEKIIKAV; this is translated from the coding sequence ATGGAAAAAAAGAGAACCGGCAGCGTTGTTAAGGTTAACGCCAACATGGTTACCGCCCAGGTTGACGGCAATATCATCCAAAATGAGGTTGCCTATATTATTCACGGGCAGGAGCGCTTAAAAGCGGAAGTTATCCGCGTACGCGCCAATCAGGCGGAGATGCAAGTTTATGAAAGTACGCAGGGTTTAAAAGTCGGCGATCTTGTAGAGTTTAGCAATGAACTTCTCTCTGTAGAGCTTGGCCCCGGTTTATTGGGCCAAATCTTTGATGGGCTGCAGAATCCCCTGCCCGCGCTGGCTCAAAAATGCGGATTTTTCTTAAAACGCGGCGTCTATCTTGAGGCTCTCAGCGACCAGGCGCAATGGGATTTTACCCCTTTGGTAAAACCAAAAGATAAGGTCTTAGCCGGCAGCTGGCTGGGTTTTGTCCCTGAGAAATTTTTTAAACATTATATTATGGCTCCGTTTATGCTTACCGGTTCCCTGGAGGTGGTAAGCATTGCTCCGGCCGGTAAATATAATTTAAAACAGCCGATTGCCCAGCTTAGAGATTCTACCGGGCACATCCACGATGTTTTTTTACAACAGAGCTGGCCGGTAAAAATACCGATTCGTGCCTACGCGGAAAAAATAAGGCCGCATGAACCGCTGGTAACCAAAATGCGCCTGATCGATTCGCTTTTTCCGGTCAGCCGCGGAGGCACATATTGTATTCCCGGCCCCTTTGGCGCCGGGAAAACCGTCTTACAACAGTTGACCAGCCGCCACGCGGAAGTGGACATCGTCATTATTGCCGCCTGCGGAGAACGCGCCGGAGAAGTTGTCGAAACATTAAAAACTTTTCCCGAGTTAATCGATCCGCGCACGGATAAACCGCTGATTGACCGCACGGTAATTATCTGTAATACCAGCTCGATGCCGGTTGCCGCCCGCGAATCCAGCGTCTATACCGCGGTGACCATCGCGGAATACTACCGCCAGATGGGCCTGAATGTTTTATTGCTTGCCGATTCTACTTCCCGGTGGGCCCAGGCGATGCGCGAGATGAGCGGACGCCTCGAGGAGATTCCGGGGGAAGAAGCGTTTCCGGCATACCTGGAGTCGCGGATTGCCTCTTTTTATGAACGGGCCGGGGTCGTCAGGCTTTACGGCGGCGCAACCGGTTCGGTAACCATAGGCGGCACGGTCAGCCCTGCCGGAGGAAATTTTGAGGAACCGGTTACCCAGGCAACGCTAAAAGTAGTCGGCGCTTTTCACGGGCTTTCGCGCGAACGTTCCGATGCCCGAAAATATCCGGCCATCGACCCGTTAATCAGCTGGAGTAAATATAAGAGTATCGTTGACCCCCGGCATCAGGAAAAAGGCCGCTCGATTTTACAGCGCAGCCACGAAATCGCGCAAATGATGAAAGTTATCGGCGAAGAAGGCACTTCGTTAAATGATTATATCGAGTATTTAAAGGGGGAGTTTTTTGATTTTATTTATCTGCAGCAGAATGCCTTTGATCCGGTTGATGAGGCCACATCCCAAGAGCGGCAGATTTATTTATTCGCCTTTATTTGCGATATCCTGGACTCAGAGTATAAATTGGAAAATAAAGAAAGCGCCCTGCATTTTTTTCAAGCCTTGCGCCAGCTTTTCCGCGGCTGGAACTCCACTGAATATAACAGCAAGGAATTTGAAGAGATCGAGGAAAAAATAGCCATATTTTTGGAAGAGAAAATAATTAAAGCCGTATAA
- a CDS encoding dihydroorotate dehydrogenase electron transfer subunit codes for MKTAQIKAKLISNHRFSGNYWHLEFESGVIAKNAQPGQFVNIRVSDGLEPLLRRPVSIHRVKGAKVKLFYEVVGAGTQVLSQRKPGELLDMIGPLGNGFDYRGAIKAKAGKNILIAGGMGVAPLVFLAEKIKLSKPLVLIGARTKKQILCAREFKALGCGVELATDDGSAGFKGKATDLLKIVLVQAKPLGLFSCGPRPMLKAVSEIARENKIPAQLSLEEHLACGIGACLGCVVSTKIGYKRVCKDGPVFSSQELTW; via the coding sequence ATGAAAACAGCGCAAATAAAAGCTAAGTTAATTTCCAATCACAGATTCAGCGGTAATTATTGGCATTTGGAATTTGAGTCGGGGGTAATTGCCAAAAACGCCCAACCAGGGCAGTTTGTGAATATCAGGGTTAGCGACGGACTTGAGCCGTTATTAAGAAGGCCGGTTAGTATTCACAGGGTAAAGGGGGCAAAGGTTAAACTTTTTTATGAGGTTGTCGGAGCAGGCACGCAGGTTTTATCCCAAAGAAAACCCGGCGAGCTTCTGGATATGATCGGCCCGCTGGGTAATGGGTTTGATTACCGGGGAGCAATTAAAGCAAAAGCAGGAAAAAATATTTTAATTGCCGGAGGCATGGGGGTTGCCCCGCTTGTTTTTCTGGCTGAAAAGATAAAATTAAGCAAGCCTTTAGTTTTAATCGGAGCCAGGACAAAAAAACAGATTCTTTGCGCGCGGGAATTTAAGGCTTTAGGATGCGGTGTGGAGTTAGCTACCGATGACGGTTCAGCCGGGTTTAAGGGCAAGGCCACGGATTTATTAAAAATTGTTTTAGTGCAAGCCAAGCCGTTGGGATTATTTTCTTGCGGCCCGCGTCCGATGTTAAAAGCGGTGAGTGAAATTGCCCGGGAAAATAAAATCCCTGCGCAACTTTCTTTAGAAGAGCATTTGGCCTGTGGTATCGGTGCTTGTTTAGGCTGCGTTGTTTCTACTAAAATCGGTTATAAACGGGTTTGTAAAGACGGCCCGGTTTTTTCAAGCCAGGAGTTAACATGGTAA
- a CDS encoding DUF2764 family protein yields MASYYTYLISSLPILNFSIKMPFSLKVFFAKCKGLIPETEIEILHNACYQDIDFLNTTAGGCLKKWVNFEVTLRNELARVRARGKKIDPAKFIRFPDHPQFHISHVAMAAHRHSANVLEAEKILDQERWDFLEQLSFGHYFDFDFLLIYALKLKILERWDKAANADKGHLFDAVFLD; encoded by the coding sequence ATGGCCTCTTATTATACATATTTGATTTCCAGCCTGCCGATACTTAATTTTTCTATAAAGATGCCTTTTAGTTTAAAGGTTTTTTTTGCTAAGTGTAAGGGTTTAATTCCGGAAACAGAAATTGAAATTTTACATAACGCCTGTTATCAAGACATCGATTTTTTAAATACAACAGCAGGGGGGTGTTTAAAGAAATGGGTAAATTTTGAAGTAACCCTGAGAAATGAGCTGGCTCGCGTTAGAGCCAGGGGTAAAAAGATCGATCCCGCAAAATTTATCCGGTTTCCTGACCACCCGCAATTCCATATCAGCCACGTGGCAATGGCCGCGCACCGGCACAGCGCCAATGTATTGGAAGCGGAAAAGATCCTGGACCAGGAGAGGTGGGATTTTTTAGAACAGCTGTCTTTTGGGCATTATTTTGATTTTGATTTCTTATTGATTTACGCGTTAAAGCTTAAAATCCTGGAGCGCTGGGATAAGGCCGCTAATGCGGATAAAGGGCATTTATTTGACGCGGTATTTTTAGATTAA
- a CDS encoding dihydroorotate dehydrogenase, with translation MVKQAKPDLSVSIGKLKLKNPVMVASGTFGYAEEFRDFVDLKKLGAIVTKTITIKARYGNFPPRTCETPAGMLNSIGLENPGINKFIKEKLPFLKKLTIPIIVSIAAEESPDEFAILAKQLDSIDEVSAIELNISCPNLHKDKLISQDAKDTFELVSSVRKLTRKCLITKLSPNVISISEIALAAQDAGSDAVALINTLGGMSIDVNKRVPKLGSWAGGLSGPAIRPVAVKMVWEAYNKIKIPIIGMGGIMDTASALEFLIAGSSAISIGTANFINPKASLEIICGLEQYMADNNIQDLSKLTGKLKACQD, from the coding sequence ATGGTAAAACAGGCCAAGCCCGATTTAAGCGTAAGCATAGGCAAACTTAAACTGAAAAATCCGGTAATGGTGGCCAGCGGGACATTCGGCTATGCCGAAGAATTCAGGGATTTTGTCGACCTGAAAAAACTGGGAGCCATTGTTACCAAAACCATTACGATTAAGGCCCGCTACGGGAACTTTCCTCCCCGAACCTGCGAAACTCCTGCCGGCATGCTTAATTCTATCGGCCTGGAAAATCCCGGAATTAATAAATTTATCAAAGAGAAGCTTCCTTTCTTAAAAAAGCTAACTATCCCGATTATTGTCAGTATTGCCGCCGAAGAAAGCCCGGATGAGTTTGCTATTTTGGCCAAACAACTGGACAGTATTGATGAAGTTTCCGCAATTGAACTAAATATATCCTGTCCCAACCTGCATAAGGATAAATTGATTTCCCAAGATGCCAAGGACACCTTTGAATTAGTCAGCTCAGTACGTAAGCTTACGCGGAAATGCTTAATCACCAAGCTGTCGCCCAATGTAATCTCCATCAGCGAAATCGCTTTGGCGGCCCAAGACGCCGGCAGCGATGCGGTAGCCTTAATCAATACCCTTGGCGGCATGAGTATAGATGTAAATAAGCGTGTTCCTAAATTAGGTTCTTGGGCAGGAGGCTTAAGCGGCCCGGCAATCCGGCCCGTAGCCGTTAAGATGGTCTGGGAGGCTTATAATAAGATTAAGATTCCCATTATCGGTATGGGTGGTATAATGGATACAGCAAGCGCTTTGGAATTTTTGATTGCCGGCTCTAGCGCAATCAGCATCGGGACAGCAAACTTTATTAATCCCAAAGCCAGTTTGGAGATTATCTGCGGATTGGAACAATATATGGCGGACAATAATATTCAGGATTTAAGCAAGCTTACGGGAAAATTAAAAGCGTGCCAAGATTAA
- a CDS encoding endonuclease Q family protein, whose protein sequence is MEFIADFHIHSKYSRATSRDMDIKHLAEWAKLKGITLMGTGDFTHHLWLEELKHTLEDCGNGLFKYAGVDFMLTSEISSIYSKGGKGYRIHNLIFAPSFAVVDKINNALSRRGANLSSDGRPIVGIAADELARIVFDIDENCMIVPGHIWTPWFSVFGSMSGFDKIEDCFEKETPKIFALETGLSSDPAMNWRLSALDRFTLISNSDSHSPQKIGREANVFNCELDYKTIREVLKTKDKSRFLYTIEFFPEEGKYHFDGHRLCGIRWSPKETREHNGKCPKCGKPVTVGVVNRVEKLADRPEGFKPENAVPFKNLIPFSEIIAEAKGVGNASVAVERDYRIYLAKFGTEFNILLKASKDELLKSLPPKVVEGILRVRAGKVNIKAGFDGEYGIISIFDDHDQQEKSEQQLSLF, encoded by the coding sequence ATGGAATTTATCGCCGATTTTCACATTCACTCCAAATACTCACGGGCAACCAGCCGCGATATGGATATCAAGCATCTGGCGGAGTGGGCAAAATTAAAAGGGATCACCTTAATGGGCACAGGTGATTTTACGCACCATTTATGGCTGGAGGAATTAAAACACACATTGGAAGATTGCGGAAATGGATTATTCAAATATGCCGGCGTGGATTTTATGCTTACCTCCGAAATTAGCAGTATTTATTCTAAGGGAGGTAAAGGATATCGTATTCATAATTTAATTTTTGCTCCTTCTTTCGCGGTCGTTGATAAAATTAATAACGCGCTTAGCCGCCGCGGAGCGAATTTATCCAGCGACGGCAGGCCAATTGTCGGAATTGCCGCCGATGAACTGGCGCGGATTGTCTTTGATATCGATGAGAACTGCATGATCGTCCCGGGCCATATTTGGACCCCCTGGTTTAGCGTGTTTGGATCGATGTCCGGTTTCGATAAGATCGAAGATTGTTTTGAAAAAGAAACTCCCAAAATATTTGCCCTGGAGACCGGTTTATCCAGCGATCCGGCGATGAACTGGCGTTTAAGCGCGCTGGATAGATTTACGCTGATCTCTAACAGCGATTCACATTCGCCGCAGAAGATTGGCAGAGAAGCCAATGTGTTTAACTGCGAATTAGATTATAAAACTATTCGTGAGGTTTTAAAAACCAAAGATAAAAGCAGATTTTTATATACCATTGAATTTTTCCCTGAGGAAGGTAAATACCATTTTGACGGGCACCGCCTCTGCGGTATCCGCTGGTCGCCGAAAGAAACCAGGGAGCACAATGGGAAATGTCCTAAGTGCGGCAAGCCGGTTACTGTTGGCGTGGTTAACCGGGTTGAAAAATTAGCTGACCGGCCGGAAGGATTTAAGCCTGAAAACGCCGTTCCTTTTAAAAACCTGATTCCTTTCTCCGAAATAATCGCTGAAGCAAAAGGAGTAGGGAATGCTTCTGTGGCCGTAGAGAGGGATTACCGAATTTATCTGGCTAAATTTGGCACTGAGTTTAATATTTTACTTAAGGCTTCAAAGGATGAACTGCTGAAAAGCCTGCCGCCTAAAGTTGTGGAGGGTATTTTACGCGTGCGCGCAGGTAAAGTGAATATCAAAGCAGGTTTTGACGGCGAATATGGCATAATTTCCATCTTTGATGATCATGATCAACAGGAGAAAAGCGAACAACAATTAAGTTTATTTTAA
- a CDS encoding isoprenylcysteine carboxylmethyltransferase family protein, translating to MKKRLKINGIIMGCAGILIVLFPGVFLRGYSGAAGDGWIRLLGFALIFLGQIIRVSARGYKAEHSDQSQALIQGGPYQLVRNPMYLGIFLIGLGVVLAVFRWWAVAIFVTVFIIRYLLLIYKEEKKLLTIFPVTYQEYCRKVPRIFPSLSGLIKLDIGDYLPIKIIWFQKEIGSIVALLLLTLLVASWEEISGKGFNAYLQQLLWLFLTLTLFVFLVILLSRWTKKIDENSANKS from the coding sequence ATGAAAAAACGCCTGAAGATTAACGGAATAATTATGGGTTGTGCCGGTATTTTGATTGTATTGTTTCCCGGTGTTTTTCTCCGCGGATACTCAGGGGCTGCCGGAGATGGCTGGATCAGGCTTTTGGGTTTTGCCCTTATTTTCTTAGGCCAGATCATCCGGGTTTCGGCCCGAGGCTATAAAGCTGAGCATTCCGATCAAAGCCAGGCATTAATCCAGGGCGGGCCGTATCAGCTCGTGCGTAATCCCATGTATCTGGGGATATTTTTAATCGGCCTGGGCGTGGTCCTGGCGGTATTCCGATGGTGGGCGGTAGCAATTTTTGTTACTGTTTTTATTATCCGCTATTTACTGCTGATCTATAAAGAGGAAAAAAAACTTTTAACAATATTCCCGGTAACCTATCAAGAGTATTGCCGAAAAGTCCCGCGGATTTTTCCTTCATTATCCGGCCTGATAAAATTAGACATCGGAGATTATTTACCAATAAAGATAATCTGGTTTCAGAAAGAGATCGGCTCGATTGTGGCGCTCCTTTTGCTTACTCTGCTGGTAGCATCTTGGGAGGAAATCTCCGGGAAAGGATTTAACGCCTATCTTCAGCAGCTGCTCTGGTTATTTTTAACTCTTACTTTATTTGTATTTTTAGTGATTTTACTTAGCCGGTGGACTAAGAAAATAGATGAAAACAGCGCAAATAAAAGCTAA
- a CDS encoding V-type ATP synthase subunit B, with protein MQKAYTNIIQIAGDVITVQAQGVGYLDIAQITCGRSVSLAQVIRIDSTKVSLQVFAGSRGISTQDKVRFLGHPMRVATGENLLGRIFNGSGLPLDRGPVLSENLTAIGAPSVNPVRRIIPNKIIRTGIPMIDVFNSLVESQKLPVFSIAGEPYNELLARIAIQAEIDTIILGGMGLKYDDFLFFRETLNAHGALSRCVFFIHTAADPTVECLLVPDISLAVAEDFALKGKRVLVLLTDMTNFADSLKEISITMEQVPSNRGYPGDLYSQLAARYEKAVDFEGAGSITILAATTMPGDDVTHPVPDNTGYITEGQFYLKSAVIEPFGSLSRLKQQVNGKTRPDHRTIMDTMIQLFANYRETLEKQAMGFQMSAWDKKLLKYGLLFEENMMSLKVNIPLEKALDLGWQILADCFSPEETGIKLSIIEQFWPKD; from the coding sequence ATGCAAAAAGCCTACACTAATATTATTCAAATAGCCGGGGATGTTATTACCGTCCAGGCCCAGGGCGTGGGGTACCTGGATATCGCCCAGATTACCTGCGGCCGGAGCGTTTCTTTGGCCCAGGTTATCCGCATCGATTCGACAAAAGTATCTTTGCAGGTTTTTGCCGGCAGCCGCGGAATATCGACGCAGGATAAGGTAAGGTTCTTGGGCCATCCGATGCGCGTGGCCACCGGAGAAAATCTATTGGGCCGCATCTTTAACGGCAGCGGCCTGCCCCTGGATCGCGGGCCAGTGCTTTCTGAAAACTTAACGGCAATCGGGGCGCCTTCCGTAAACCCGGTCAGGAGAATTATTCCCAATAAAATTATCCGCACCGGTATTCCAATGATCGATGTTTTTAATTCACTGGTAGAATCACAAAAGCTTCCGGTTTTTTCAATTGCCGGGGAGCCTTATAATGAGCTTCTGGCGCGCATTGCCATCCAGGCAGAAATAGATACGATTATTTTAGGCGGGATGGGTTTAAAATATGACGATTTTCTTTTCTTTCGGGAAACATTAAACGCCCACGGCGCCCTTTCGCGTTGCGTATTTTTTATCCACACCGCGGCTGACCCTACCGTTGAGTGTTTACTTGTGCCGGATATCAGCTTAGCCGTGGCCGAAGATTTCGCTTTAAAAGGCAAGCGGGTATTGGTTTTATTAACCGATATGACTAACTTCGCCGATTCTTTGAAAGAAATTTCGATTACCATGGAGCAGGTTCCTTCTAACCGCGGCTATCCCGGGGATCTTTACAGCCAGCTTGCCGCCCGGTATGAAAAAGCGGTTGATTTCGAAGGGGCAGGTTCAATTACCATCCTGGCTGCCACGACAATGCCCGGAGATGATGTGACGCATCCGGTCCCGGATAATACCGGCTATATCACCGAAGGCCAATTCTACTTGAAGTCCGCGGTTATTGAGCCGTTTGGGTCATTAAGCCGCTTAAAGCAGCAGGTAAACGGTAAAACCCGCCCGGACCATCGCACGATTATGGATACGATGATCCAGCTCTTTGCCAATTACCGGGAAACCCTGGAGAAACAAGCAATGGGGTTCCAGATGAGCGCCTGGGATAAGAAATTACTTAAATACGGTTTGCTTTTTGAAGAGAATATGATGTCGCTTAAGGTAAATATCCCTTTGGAAAAAGCCCTGGATTTAGGCTGGCAGATTTTAGCGGATTGTTTTTCTCCCGAGGAAACCGGGATAAAGCTTTCGATTATTGAGCAGTTTTGGCCGAAAGACTAA
- a CDS encoding V-type ATP synthase subunit D — protein MAKIKFTKGELKRQRDALKQFQRYLPTLQLKKQQLQLEILQQNSVLEAKKQALSKKRQAIDLWSGLLADPLVDLKTYLKPEKIITHPKNIAGTDIPVFDGVEFAAPDYDLFLMPLWLDFAVEAFREIFILNKEVALAEESIAILRHDLRITTQRVNLFEKVKIPLAEENIRLIKIYIGDQMANAVGRSKIAKKKIEEAVFAGGLV, from the coding sequence ATGGCAAAAATAAAATTTACCAAAGGCGAATTAAAAAGGCAGCGCGACGCCCTAAAACAATTTCAGCGCTACCTGCCCACCTTGCAGTTAAAGAAACAGCAGTTACAGCTGGAGATCCTGCAGCAGAATTCCGTCCTGGAAGCAAAGAAACAGGCTTTGTCCAAAAAAAGGCAGGCAATTGATCTTTGGTCCGGTTTGCTTGCAGACCCGCTGGTAGATTTGAAAACATATTTAAAGCCGGAAAAAATCATTACCCACCCTAAAAATATCGCTGGTACGGATATCCCCGTATTTGACGGGGTGGAATTTGCCGCGCCGGATTACGATTTATTTCTTATGCCTCTGTGGCTTGATTTTGCGGTTGAGGCCTTCAGGGAAATTTTTATTTTAAATAAAGAGGTAGCGCTAGCTGAGGAAAGCATTGCTATCCTAAGGCATGATCTGCGCATCACTACGCAAAGAGTCAATCTTTTTGAGAAAGTAAAGATTCCACTTGCCGAGGAAAATATCCGCCTGATTAAGATTTATATCGGGGACCAGATGGCTAACGCCGTAGGCCGCAGTAAAATTGCCAAGAAAAAGATCGAAGAAGCGGTTTTTGCGGGAGGACTAGTATGA
- the pyrF gene encoding orotidine-5'-phosphate decarboxylase, with product MPRLNKPQIILALDVDTIKEAKSFVDKLYPRIKIFKVGSQLFTAYGPKIIELIHKKGAEVFLDLKYFDIPNTVAQATAAAGRLKVKMFTLHISGGKEMIEAAVASARHQAKVSGLRRPLLIGVTVLTSQKAHPAEVLKLARQGLASGLDGVVCSVREAAALRKKIKNKFVMITPGIRLNGSLQDDQKRTATVKEAVKAGSDFLVIGRPILKAADPLKKAKELLGDLHGAGN from the coding sequence GTGCCAAGATTAAATAAGCCTCAAATCATACTTGCTTTAGATGTGGATACGATAAAAGAGGCTAAGAGTTTTGTAGATAAGCTTTATCCCAGAATAAAAATCTTTAAGGTTGGCAGCCAGCTTTTTACTGCTTACGGGCCAAAGATTATTGAGTTAATACATAAAAAAGGCGCCGAGGTTTTTTTGGATCTTAAATACTTTGATATTCCTAATACCGTTGCTCAGGCTACAGCCGCGGCAGGACGTCTTAAAGTAAAGATGTTTACTTTGCATATTTCCGGAGGCAAAGAAATGATTGAGGCTGCCGTAGCATCAGCCAGGCATCAGGCAAAAGTATCCGGATTAAGAAGGCCGCTGTTAATCGGAGTTACGGTTTTAACCAGCCAAAAAGCTCACCCCGCAGAAGTTTTAAAATTAGCGCGACAGGGATTAGCCTCCGGACTAGACGGAGTTGTTTGTTCGGTGCGCGAGGCAGCTGCCCTACGGAAAAAAATAAAAAATAAATTTGTAATGATTACTCCGGGGATAAGGCTTAATGGTTCTCTTCAAGACGACCAGAAGAGGACGGCTACGGTAAAGGAAGCGGTAAAAGCCGGGAGCGATTTTTTAGTTATCGGCAGGCCGATTTTAAAAGCAGCGGACCCGCTTAAAAAGGCAAAAGAACTTTTGGGAGACTTACATGGCGCAGGAAATTAA
- the mutM gene encoding bifunctional DNA-formamidopyrimidine glycosylase/DNA-(apurinic or apyrimidinic site) lyase codes for MPELPEVETIKRDLRKIITGKKIIRIDINNPKVIREPAPSAFKKSLEGQAIKNILRRAKLLIFKLSNGLDLAVHLKMTGQLVYPGGSSKSRLAIRFSDGTILDFNDQRLFGELRLVGNWKKLKFVQGLGPEPFDLTFAGFKDMLSKRKTKIKPLLMDQSFVSGIGNIYAAEILFRAKIDPRRTALSLTEKEKQTLYREIKDVLNSAIRHGGSSVDDYVRLSGKPGDYRRFHRVYDRVGKSCFVCRSPIKKITQGGRGTYFCGRCQK; via the coding sequence ATGCCGGAATTACCGGAAGTAGAGACAATTAAGCGTGATCTTCGGAAGATAATTACAGGTAAGAAGATTATCAGGATTGATATAAATAATCCCAAAGTCATAAGAGAGCCTGCGCCTTCGGCCTTTAAGAAGTCTTTAGAGGGGCAAGCCATAAAGAATATCTTGCGCCGGGCAAAACTACTGATTTTTAAATTATCTAATGGTCTGGATCTGGCTGTACACCTGAAAATGACTGGTCAACTAGTCTATCCCGGAGGCAGCAGCAAGAGCAGGTTAGCCATCCGTTTTTCAGATGGCACAATCTTAGATTTCAATGATCAGCGTTTATTCGGAGAATTGCGCCTCGTTGGCAATTGGAAAAAATTAAAATTTGTCCAGGGGCTGGGGCCTGAACCATTTGATTTGACTTTCGCCGGTTTTAAGGATATGCTCTCCAAGAGAAAAACTAAAATCAAGCCGCTGCTTATGGACCAGTCATTTGTCTCCGGGATCGGCAATATTTATGCCGCCGAGATTTTATTCCGGGCAAAGATTGATCCGCGCAGAACCGCATTGAGTTTAACCGAAAAAGAAAAACAAACTTTATATAGAGAAATAAAAGATGTATTAAACAGCGCGATCAGGCACGGCGGCTCCTCGGTGGATGATTATGTCCGCCTTTCCGGAAAACCGGGGGATTACCGGCGTTTTCATCGGGTTTATGACCGGGTGGGTAAGTCCTGTTTTGTTTGCCGCAGCCCGATCAAAAAAATTACGCAAGGAGGAAGGGGCACTTATTTTTGCGGTAGGTGCCAAAAATAA
- a CDS encoding V-type ATP synthase subunit K (produces ATP from ADP in the presence of a proton gradient across the membrane; the K subunit is a nonenzymatic component which binds the dimeric form by interacting with the G and E subunits): MENNMLMQFKDLGAILVLALSAVGSGWGAGIAGMAAIGAWKKNFAQNKAASFMLVVFVAAPLTQTVYGMIVMRQLMAIANKGQYLWSIGAFAGLAIGLSALWQGKCAACACDAMGETDKGFGNYLVVLGMTETVALLVMAFTLMLLGIVSGA, encoded by the coding sequence ATGGAAAACAACATGTTAATGCAGTTTAAGGATTTGGGCGCGATTCTGGTGCTTGCGCTTTCCGCGGTGGGTTCCGGATGGGGGGCAGGGATTGCCGGAATGGCGGCCATCGGCGCCTGGAAAAAGAACTTCGCGCAGAATAAAGCCGCTTCGTTTATGCTGGTAGTTTTTGTGGCCGCTCCGCTTACCCAGACGGTTTACGGGATGATTGTTATGCGCCAATTAATGGCAATTGCCAACAAAGGGCAATACCTTTGGAGCATCGGGGCATTTGCCGGTTTAGCTATCGGACTTTCCGCTTTATGGCAGGGTAAATGCGCGGCCTGCGCCTGCGACGCCATGGGTGAGACAGACAAGGGTTTTGGCAATTATCTGGTTGTCCTGGGAATGACTGAAACCGTGGCTTTACTGGTTATGGCATTTACCTTAATGCTTTTGGGTATAGTTTCCGGAGCCTAA